Proteins from a genomic interval of Pseudomonas sp. RC10:
- a CDS encoding diguanylate cyclase, which yields MSDEAQRWKEKYLKSIEQQDKLEKRWNARLDLLRRGLVRSSLAAEGADKAVDQCMKEMREIVRRDDMDAGLAALIPRLEKAVLDSEQRREQRIEQMGTALTSLVTQLQSLPLPREVAKPLKRFAKNLEDRVNQARELPLLLSELSGLQGQALSQVEHPEGASRPGFLQRLFGNRDSAADGTDVSHLPDHSVADAPKPIAPVKTHNDDDDDEVPAAPVAQTAQWTNEAPPAELAAMVERPVARADAAAPLEAPETVAMALSHEVKPAPEPRSVEQLESEVPIAEAAPSPVAVVESPAVAEPEPADVVSEGPLSDENKTGEETSSEEQAIEAAEAERVEDEVAQEAIDDRANEEADETEEEGPYALPSSPEPSYSSVAAHIEETLLGLLNDLTLPEHHRPQAEAMRVRLEHGLNWYELLPILDDLAVLMLAITDSGQHEFELYLKQLNERLESFQANLQAASDDHAGQQTASREMSDQLREHVGDLQSSVQEAADLTSLKTILETRLEGLLGTMDAHQQQRDEREQEVASRLQSLASRVATMEQEAVGFRAHLEEQRQKALIDTLTGLPNRAAWNERLEHEVAQLQKRRSNLLLGILDLDHFKRINDGYGHLAGDKVLKIVAAQLKKRLRSSDFIARFGGEEFVVLLPDTQLPDGVALLERLREAVEQCPFHFKGEPVTITVSMGVTLFKPGERSDLVLKRADEALYRAKDSGRNRIEQG from the coding sequence ATGAGCGACGAAGCCCAACGCTGGAAAGAAAAATACCTCAAGAGCATCGAGCAACAGGACAAGCTCGAAAAGCGCTGGAATGCCCGTCTCGACCTGCTGCGGCGCGGTCTCGTGCGCAGCAGCCTGGCGGCAGAAGGCGCTGACAAGGCAGTCGATCAGTGCATGAAAGAAATGCGCGAAATCGTGCGCAGAGACGACATGGACGCCGGATTGGCGGCACTGATTCCACGGCTCGAAAAGGCGGTGCTGGATTCCGAACAGCGCCGCGAACAGCGTATCGAGCAAATGGGCACGGCGCTGACTTCGCTGGTCACTCAATTGCAGTCTTTGCCTCTGCCTCGGGAAGTCGCCAAACCACTCAAACGCTTTGCCAAGAACCTCGAAGACCGCGTCAATCAAGCCCGTGAGTTGCCGTTGCTGCTGAGTGAGCTCAGCGGTTTGCAAGGCCAGGCATTGTCGCAGGTCGAACACCCGGAAGGCGCGAGCCGGCCAGGCTTCTTGCAGCGTTTGTTCGGTAATCGTGATTCGGCAGCCGACGGCACTGACGTCTCGCACCTGCCTGATCACTCCGTTGCCGATGCGCCCAAGCCGATTGCGCCGGTCAAGACTCACAATGATGACGACGATGACGAGGTGCCTGCCGCGCCGGTCGCGCAAACGGCGCAGTGGACTAACGAAGCCCCTCCCGCCGAGTTGGCAGCCATGGTTGAGCGTCCTGTCGCGCGCGCCGATGCTGCTGCGCCACTCGAGGCCCCCGAGACAGTGGCGATGGCCCTGTCCCACGAGGTCAAGCCTGCCCCTGAGCCTCGTTCGGTCGAGCAACTGGAGAGTGAAGTTCCTATCGCCGAGGCAGCCCCATCGCCCGTGGCAGTGGTCGAGTCGCCTGCGGTCGCCGAGCCCGAGCCTGCGGATGTCGTCAGTGAAGGGCCGCTGAGCGACGAAAACAAAACGGGCGAAGAGACGTCCAGCGAAGAACAAGCCATTGAGGCTGCCGAGGCTGAGAGGGTGGAAGACGAGGTCGCTCAGGAAGCGATCGACGACCGTGCCAATGAAGAGGCCGATGAGACTGAAGAGGAGGGTCCTTATGCGCTGCCGTCCTCTCCCGAGCCTAGCTACAGCTCTGTCGCCGCGCACATTGAAGAGACATTGCTGGGTCTTCTCAACGATCTGACCCTGCCCGAGCACCACCGGCCCCAGGCCGAAGCCATGCGCGTCAGGCTTGAGCATGGGCTGAACTGGTACGAACTGCTGCCGATCCTCGATGACCTTGCCGTGCTGATGCTGGCCATCACCGACAGCGGCCAGCACGAATTCGAGCTTTATCTCAAACAACTGAACGAGCGTCTGGAGTCATTCCAGGCGAATCTGCAAGCGGCCAGCGACGATCACGCAGGGCAGCAGACCGCCTCCCGCGAAATGAGTGATCAGTTGCGCGAGCATGTCGGTGATTTGCAGAGCAGTGTGCAGGAAGCGGCTGATCTCACCAGCCTGAAAACGATTCTGGAAACCCGGCTGGAAGGTTTGCTGGGCACCATGGACGCGCATCAGCAGCAACGCGATGAGCGCGAGCAGGAAGTCGCATCGCGGTTGCAGTCCCTCGCCAGCCGCGTGGCGACCATGGAGCAGGAAGCGGTTGGCTTCCGTGCGCACCTTGAAGAGCAGCGGCAAAAAGCCCTGATCGATACGCTGACAGGGTTGCCCAACCGTGCCGCCTGGAATGAGCGCCTGGAGCACGAAGTCGCTCAATTGCAGAAGCGGCGCTCCAACTTGCTGCTCGGCATTCTCGATCTGGACCATTTCAAGCGCATCAACGACGGCTACGGTCATCTGGCGGGCGACAAGGTGTTGAAGATCGTCGCCGCACAGCTGAAGAAGCGTTTGCGGTCCTCGGATTTCATCGCCCGTTTTGGCGGTGAAGAGTTCGTGGTGCTGCTTCCTGACACTCAGTTGCCCGATGGCGTGGCGCTGCTGGAGCGACTGCGAGAAGCCGTCGAACAATGCCCGTTTCACTTCAAAGGCGAGCCGGTGACAATCACGGTCTCGATGGGCGTCACCCTCTTCAAACCGGGTGAACGCAGTGATCTGGTGCTCAAACGGGCAGACGAGGCCCTGTACCGGGCCAAGGACAGCGGTCGGAATCGCATCGAGCAAGGGTGA
- a CDS encoding endonuclease/exonuclease/phosphatase family protein codes for MTRWGTERTVARHIPKVNERHLQETGLPADGRLRLLSFNIQVGISTERYRHYLTRGWQHLLPHTGRAGNLQKIGNLLNDYDLVALQEVDGGSLRSGYVNQVEHLAQFGSFPYWHQQLNRNLGRFAQHSNGVLSRLRPWDIEDHPLPGPSGRGAILVRFGEGEDALVVVVMHLALGARTRTRQLAYIRELIGGYKHQVLMGDMNTHAADLLETSPLRDLGLLAPQIEATFPSWRPQRCLDHILLSPTLTLEKVQVLAQPISDHLPVAVEIRLPASLIGDSLPITSTSPREPSE; via the coding sequence ATGACGCGCTGGGGTACTGAACGCACCGTTGCCCGGCATATCCCCAAGGTCAACGAGCGACACCTGCAAGAAACCGGATTGCCTGCCGATGGCCGGCTCCGGTTGCTCAGCTTCAACATTCAGGTGGGCATCAGTACCGAGCGCTATCGGCATTACCTGACCCGTGGCTGGCAGCATTTGCTGCCCCACACCGGTCGGGCTGGCAACCTGCAAAAGATCGGCAACCTGCTGAACGACTATGATCTGGTCGCGTTGCAGGAAGTCGACGGCGGCAGCCTGAGGTCGGGCTACGTCAATCAAGTCGAGCACCTTGCCCAGTTCGGATCATTCCCGTACTGGCATCAGCAGCTCAATCGCAACCTGGGACGTTTCGCCCAGCACAGCAATGGCGTGCTGAGTCGTCTGCGCCCTTGGGACATTGAAGATCATCCGTTGCCCGGCCCCTCGGGTCGCGGCGCGATTCTGGTCCGCTTCGGTGAAGGTGAAGACGCGTTGGTCGTGGTCGTCATGCACCTCGCACTCGGGGCGCGCACCCGAACCCGGCAACTGGCGTACATCCGCGAGCTGATCGGTGGCTACAAGCATCAGGTGCTGATGGGTGATATGAACACCCACGCAGCGGACCTTTTGGAAACCTCCCCCCTGCGCGATCTGGGCCTGCTTGCGCCTCAGATCGAAGCCACATTTCCCAGCTGGCGCCCGCAGCGCTGTCTGGACCACATTCTTCTCAGCCCGACCCTGACGCTTGAAAAAGTGCAGGTGCTGGCTCAGCCCATTTCCGATCATCTGCCGGTTGCGGTGGAGATTCGCTTGCCGGCCTCATTAATCGGTGACTCCCTGCCGATAACAAGCACATCTCCCCGTGAGCCCTCGGAATGA
- a CDS encoding thiol:disulfide interchange protein DsbA/DsbL, protein MRNLILSAALVFTSLFGLTAQAAEPIEAGKQYVQLSSAVPVAEPGKIEVVEMFWYGCPHCYAFEPTINPWVEKLPADVHFIRIPAMFGGPWDAHGQLFITLDTMGVEHKIHTAVFDAIQKGGKRLTDPNDMADFVATQGVDKQKFLETYNSFAVKGKIAQYKDLAKKYEITGVPTMIVNGKYRFDLGTAGGAEQALDVADQLIAKERATLAK, encoded by the coding sequence ATGCGTAATCTGATTCTCAGCGCCGCTCTGGTGTTCACCAGTCTGTTCGGTCTGACCGCTCAAGCGGCAGAGCCGATCGAAGCTGGCAAACAATATGTCCAGCTGAGCAGCGCCGTTCCGGTCGCCGAGCCAGGCAAGATCGAAGTCGTTGAAATGTTCTGGTATGGCTGCCCACACTGCTACGCGTTCGAGCCGACCATCAATCCATGGGTTGAAAAACTCCCGGCTGACGTTCACTTCATCCGCATCCCGGCGATGTTCGGCGGCCCATGGGATGCCCACGGCCAACTGTTCATCACCCTGGACACCATGGGTGTAGAGCACAAGATTCACACCGCCGTGTTCGATGCCATCCAGAAAGGCGGCAAGCGTTTGACCGACCCGAACGACATGGCTGACTTCGTCGCCACTCAAGGTGTCGATAAGCAGAAATTCCTCGAAACCTACAACTCGTTCGCGGTGAAGGGCAAGATCGCCCAATACAAGGACTTGGCCAAGAAGTATGAAATCACTGGCGTCCCTACCATGATCGTCAACGGCAAATACCGTTTCGACCTGGGCACGGCCGGTGGTGCTGAGCAAGCGCTGGATGTGGCCGATCAGTTGATCGCCAAAGAACGCGCAACGCTTGCCAAGTAA
- a CDS encoding c-type cytochrome, with the protein MNKLLVSLLLLLGITGAARAADVVVGDPAAGQAKTAVCGACHGPDGNSMAPNFPKLAGQGQRYLLKQLHEIKDGKRTVLEMTGMLNALNDQDLADIAAYFSGQKGSVGAADANLVARGEALFRGGKIDQGMPACTGCHSPNGAGNAAAGFPHLGGQHADYVKKQLTAFREGDRTNDGDTMVMRTIASKLSNKDIDALAAYIQGLH; encoded by the coding sequence ATGAACAAGCTATTGGTGAGTCTGCTCCTGCTGCTGGGCATTACCGGCGCAGCGCGAGCCGCTGATGTGGTCGTGGGAGACCCCGCCGCTGGCCAGGCGAAAACCGCTGTGTGTGGTGCCTGTCATGGCCCGGATGGTAACAGCATGGCTCCCAATTTTCCGAAACTGGCCGGACAGGGCCAGCGCTATCTGCTTAAACAACTGCACGAAATAAAAGACGGCAAGCGCACCGTGCTCGAAATGACCGGGATGCTGAACGCCCTCAATGATCAGGACCTGGCGGACATCGCCGCTTATTTCTCCGGCCAGAAAGGCAGCGTCGGCGCGGCGGACGCCAACCTGGTGGCGCGGGGCGAAGCACTGTTTCGCGGCGGCAAGATTGATCAGGGAATGCCCGCGTGTACCGGTTGTCATTCACCCAACGGCGCTGGTAATGCGGCGGCAGGCTTTCCGCATCTGGGTGGGCAACATGCGGACTACGTGAAAAAGCAGCTGACGGCCTTCCGCGAAGGTGACCGCACGAACGATGGCGACACCATGGTCATGCGCACCATTGCATCCAAACTGAGCAACAAGGATATCGACGCGTTGGCGGCCTACATACAGGGTCTTCATTAA
- the yihA gene encoding ribosome biogenesis GTP-binding protein YihA/YsxC, with protein sequence MQLKNPILGLCQQAKFMLSAAKVDQCPDDEGFEVAFAGRSNAGKSSALNTLTHASLARTSKTPGRTQLLNFFSLDDDRRLVDLPGYGYAKVPIPLKQHWQRHLEAYLGSRESLKGLILMMDIRHPMTDFDLLMLDWAIASGMPMHILLTKADKLTFGAAKNTLLKVQSEIRKGWGDAVTIQLFSAPKRMGLEEAYTVLADWMELEDKAPAA encoded by the coding sequence ATGCAACTCAAGAACCCGATCCTCGGCCTGTGCCAACAAGCCAAGTTCATGCTCAGCGCCGCCAAAGTCGACCAATGCCCCGATGACGAAGGTTTCGAAGTGGCCTTCGCCGGTCGCTCCAACGCCGGTAAATCCAGCGCGCTGAACACCCTGACCCACGCCAGCCTGGCCCGCACCTCGAAAACGCCCGGTCGTACGCAACTGCTGAACTTCTTCAGTCTGGACGACGATCGCCGCCTGGTCGACTTGCCGGGTTACGGTTACGCGAAAGTGCCGATTCCGCTCAAGCAACACTGGCAACGTCACCTGGAAGCGTATCTGGGCAGTCGGGAAAGCTTGAAAGGTCTGATCCTGATGATGGACATCCGCCACCCGATGACGGATTTCGACCTGTTGATGCTCGACTGGGCCATCGCCAGCGGCATGCCGATGCACATTCTGCTGACCAAGGCCGACAAGCTGACTTTCGGCGCGGCGAAGAACACGCTGCTCAAAGTACAGTCGGAAATCCGCAAGGGCTGGGGTGATGCCGTGACCATTCAGCTGTTCTCCGCGCCCAAGCGCATGGGACTGGAAGAGGCCTACACCGTCCTGGCCGACTGGATGGAACTGGAAGACAAAGCGCCTGCGGCCTGA
- a CDS encoding type II toxin-antitoxin system VapC family toxin, giving the protein MTVYMLDTCICSFIMRERPESVLRRLAAEVSRSNRIVISAITYAEMRYGQIGKKASPRHKTLVDEFVKRLDEVLPWDRHAVDATIEVKRQLTEAGLVIGGNDTAIAGHAIAKGCVLVTNNVREFSRVAQLSYEDWVH; this is encoded by the coding sequence GTGACGGTGTACATGCTCGATACCTGCATCTGTTCCTTCATCATGCGCGAGCGTCCCGAGTCAGTCTTGCGACGCCTGGCTGCGGAAGTCTCACGTAGCAACCGGATCGTGATCTCTGCAATCACCTACGCCGAGATGCGCTACGGGCAGATCGGCAAAAAAGCGTCGCCCAGGCATAAAACGCTGGTCGACGAGTTCGTGAAGCGTCTGGACGAGGTTTTGCCGTGGGACAGGCATGCCGTTGATGCCACCATCGAGGTCAAGCGCCAATTGACCGAAGCGGGTCTTGTCATCGGTGGAAACGACACCGCCATCGCCGGGCATGCCATCGCCAAGGGGTGCGTGCTTGTTACCAACAATGTGAGAGAGTTCAGCCGGGTTGCGCAGTTGTCCTACGAGGACTGGGTGCACTGA
- the vapB gene encoding type II toxin-antitoxin system VapB family antitoxin produces MRTVSIFKNGKNQAIRFPTDMAYEGVGELEITREGDTITLRPVRSSWLSLADLPVADDDFLQERPVVVDDEGRFEL; encoded by the coding sequence ATGCGCACGGTTTCAATTTTCAAAAACGGCAAGAATCAGGCAATCCGCTTTCCCACCGATATGGCTTACGAAGGTGTCGGTGAGCTGGAGATCACCCGCGAGGGCGATACCATCACGCTGCGCCCGGTTCGCTCAAGCTGGCTTTCGCTGGCCGACTTGCCGGTTGCCGACGACGATTTCCTGCAAGAACGCCCGGTGGTTGTCGATGACGAAGGCAGGTTCGAGCTGTGA
- the polA gene encoding DNA polymerase I has translation MSQAPLVLVDGSSYLYRAFHALPPLTTSKGLPTGAVKGVLNMLKSLRKQYPESPFAVVFDAKGGTFRDEMFAEYKANRPSMPDDMRVQIDFLHNCVRGLGYPLLCVEGVEADDVIGTLARSSAAADRPVIISTGDKDMAQLVDGHITLVNTMTGSVLDVAGVKEKFGVGPEHIIDYLALMGDKVDNIPGVPGVGEKTAAGLLVGINGGLKELYENLDKVPTLAIRGAKSLPAKLEEHKEMAFLSYQLATIKIDVPLDIELDALHCGEPDREALLALYTELEFKSWINDLQRDAKQEGTEIATPEEPAPVIEAQYELILEQTQFDDWLKKLKAAKLFAFVVQSNGSDAQRAQIVGLSFAIKTHEACYIPLTHSYMGVPQQLDRDAVLNAVKPMLEDASKVKVGQHAKFAINLLANCAIGGDQAQGIDVQGVKFDTMLESYVLDSTATRHDRDSLVAKYLDHTPVNFQDIAGKGVKQLSFDQIALEQAGIYAAEEVDLTLRLHEVLQEKLAKTPSLAPVLNDIEMPLMPVLARIERQGAYVDAKLLGIQSVELGNKMTELEREAFAIAGEEFNLGSPKQLGVILYEKLGMPIISKTATGQPSTAEAVLAELAEQEFPLPKVLMQYRSMSKLKSTYTDRLPEQINPRTGRVHTSYHQAVAVTGRLSSSDPNLQNIPIRTAEGRRIRQAFVAPKGYKLLAADYSQIELRIMAHLAKDEGLLHAFRNDLDVHRATAGEVFGVELADVTNDMRRSAKAINFGLIYGMSAFGLAKQIGVDRKQSQAYVDRYFARYPGVLDYMERTRTQAAEQGFVETIFGRRLYLPDINAKNQALRKGAERMAINAPMQGTAADIIKRAMVAVNGWLESSELDARVILQVHDELVLEVREDLVEQISQDIRVHMSGAAKLDVPLLVEVGVGNNWDEAH, from the coding sequence ATGAGTCAAGCGCCTCTCGTCCTGGTGGACGGTTCTTCTTACCTGTACCGCGCCTTCCATGCGCTGCCGCCACTCACCACGTCCAAAGGCCTGCCCACCGGTGCGGTCAAGGGCGTGCTGAACATGCTCAAGAGCCTGCGCAAACAGTATCCAGAAAGCCCGTTTGCCGTGGTTTTCGACGCCAAAGGCGGCACGTTCCGTGACGAGATGTTTGCCGAATACAAGGCGAATCGTCCGAGCATGCCTGATGATATGCGCGTGCAAATCGACTTCCTGCACAACTGCGTGCGTGGCTTGGGCTATCCACTGCTGTGCGTCGAAGGCGTCGAAGCTGACGACGTGATCGGCACGCTCGCGCGCAGCAGTGCGGCGGCTGACCGACCTGTGATCATTTCAACCGGCGACAAGGACATGGCGCAGCTGGTGGACGGGCACATTACGCTGGTCAACACCATGACCGGTAGCGTGCTGGACGTGGCTGGCGTGAAGGAGAAATTTGGCGTCGGTCCTGAGCACATCATCGACTATCTAGCCTTGATGGGCGACAAAGTCGACAATATTCCCGGCGTTCCCGGCGTAGGCGAAAAGACCGCCGCTGGCCTGCTGGTGGGTATCAACGGCGGCCTCAAAGAGCTTTACGAGAATCTCGACAAGGTGCCGACGCTGGCGATTCGCGGCGCGAAGTCTTTGCCTGCCAAACTCGAAGAGCACAAGGAGATGGCCTTTCTGTCCTATCAACTGGCGACCATCAAGATCGATGTGCCGCTGGACATCGAACTGGATGCCCTGCACTGCGGCGAGCCGGATCGAGAGGCGCTGCTGGCGCTGTACACCGAGCTGGAGTTCAAGAGCTGGATCAATGACCTGCAACGGGACGCCAAGCAGGAAGGCACGGAAATCGCCACGCCTGAAGAGCCTGCCCCCGTCATCGAAGCCCAATACGAACTGATTCTGGAGCAGACCCAGTTCGACGACTGGCTGAAAAAGCTCAAGGCCGCCAAGCTGTTCGCCTTTGTCGTGCAGAGCAACGGCTCCGACGCCCAGCGCGCACAGATCGTCGGCCTGTCGTTCGCCATCAAGACCCACGAAGCCTGCTACATCCCGCTGACCCACTCCTACATGGGCGTGCCGCAGCAGCTGGATCGCGACGCGGTGCTCAACGCCGTCAAGCCGATGCTCGAAGACGCGAGCAAGGTCAAAGTTGGTCAGCACGCCAAATTCGCGATCAACCTGCTGGCAAACTGCGCCATTGGTGGTGATCAGGCCCAAGGCATTGACGTGCAGGGCGTGAAATTCGACACCATGCTCGAATCCTACGTGCTGGACTCGACCGCCACCCGCCACGACCGCGACAGCCTGGTTGCGAAATACCTGGACCACACGCCGGTCAATTTCCAGGACATCGCGGGCAAAGGCGTCAAGCAGCTGAGTTTCGACCAGATTGCCTTGGAGCAGGCAGGCATCTACGCCGCTGAAGAAGTGGACCTGACCCTGCGCCTGCACGAAGTCTTGCAAGAGAAGCTGGCGAAGACGCCAAGTCTGGCGCCGGTACTGAACGACATCGAGATGCCCCTGATGCCGGTATTGGCGCGTATCGAGCGTCAGGGCGCGTATGTCGATGCCAAGCTGCTGGGGATTCAGAGCGTCGAGCTCGGCAACAAGATGACCGAGCTGGAGCGTGAGGCGTTTGCCATCGCGGGCGAAGAATTCAACCTCGGCTCGCCAAAGCAACTGGGGGTGATTCTTTACGAAAAACTCGGCATGCCGATCATCAGCAAGACCGCCACCGGCCAGCCCTCAACAGCAGAAGCGGTGTTGGCAGAACTGGCCGAGCAGGAATTCCCGCTGCCCAAGGTGCTGATGCAGTACCGCTCGATGAGCAAGTTGAAAAGCACCTACACAGACCGGCTGCCGGAGCAGATCAACCCGCGCACCGGCCGGGTCCACACTTCTTATCATCAGGCAGTGGCGGTGACCGGGCGTCTGTCGTCCAGCGATCCGAACCTGCAAAACATCCCGATCCGCACTGCCGAAGGCCGCCGGATTCGTCAGGCGTTCGTCGCGCCCAAAGGCTACAAGCTGCTGGCGGCGGACTATTCGCAGATCGAGCTGCGGATCATGGCGCATCTGGCGAAAGACGAAGGCCTGCTGCACGCCTTCCGCAACGATCTGGACGTGCACCGCGCCACGGCCGGTGAAGTGTTTGGCGTTGAACTGGCCGATGTCACCAACGACATGCGCCGCAGTGCCAAGGCGATCAACTTCGGCCTGATTTACGGCATGAGTGCATTTGGCCTGGCCAAGCAGATCGGCGTGGATCGTAAGCAATCCCAGGCGTACGTCGACCGTTACTTCGCGCGCTACCCGGGCGTACTCGACTACATGGAGCGCACTCGTACCCAGGCCGCCGAGCAGGGTTTCGTCGAGACCATCTTCGGTCGTCGCCTGTACCTGCCGGATATCAACGCGAAAAACCAGGCCCTGCGCAAAGGCGCCGAGCGCATGGCGATCAACGCACCGATGCAAGGCACGGCGGCGGACATCATCAAACGCGCCATGGTCGCGGTGAATGGCTGGCTGGAGTCGTCAGAGCTGGATGCACGGGTCATCCTGCAGGTTCACGACGAATTGGTGCTGGAAGTGCGCGAGGATCTGGTCGAGCAGATCAGCCAGGACATCCGCGTGCACATGAGCGGTGCTGCGAAGCTGGACGTGCCGTTGTTGGTAGAAGTGGGCGTGGGCAACAACTGGGATGAGGCGCATTGA
- a CDS encoding DUF2782 domain-containing protein has translation MRTQIRLLLVALLVACPLIAVAAEDEAPSAEPDVTIQKDGDNFVQEYKANGFVYAVKITPKHGKPYYLVRADGTSGQFIRSDQPDMLIPQWVLFSW, from the coding sequence ATGCGTACACAAATTCGCTTGTTACTGGTCGCTCTCCTGGTTGCCTGTCCGCTGATCGCGGTGGCGGCCGAAGACGAGGCTCCGTCGGCCGAACCTGACGTCACGATCCAGAAAGATGGCGACAATTTCGTTCAGGAATACAAGGCAAACGGCTTCGTCTACGCGGTGAAAATTACGCCGAAACATGGCAAGCCGTATTATCTGGTGCGCGCCGACGGTACGAGTGGTCAATTCATTCGTTCGGATCAACCGGACATGCTGATTCCCCAATGGGTATTATTCAGCTGGTAA